Genomic window (Bosea sp. (in: a-proteobacteria)):
GGCTCGATCCGCAACGGCTATACGGTCAAGCTGCTCAACATGATCCCGGAGCTGCGCACGCTTTCCGTGTCGATCAAGGGCCTCGAAGGGGCGGAGATGACCGTCGTCGGCATGCCGCAGGCGGGCGGAACCTCCTTCACCGTCGAGGCGGAGCCCGACCGGCTCAAGACGCTCAGGGTCTATGTGCGCCAGCCGCGTGAGGCTATCACCGGCCCGACGCAGCATTTCACCTTCGTGGTCGAGGACAGGTCGAGCTTCGAAAGCGACCACTACAACGCGACCTTTGAGGCACCGGAGGCGAGCAAATGAGCGTGGCGCGCGGAAAACGGGAGCTGACCGGCTGGCATGTGCTGGCGATCATGGTGAGCTTCTTCTCGGTCGTCATCGCCGTGAACCTGACCATGGCCTTCTTCGCCCGGTCGAGCTGGACCGGGCTGATCGTCGACAATGTCCATGTCGCGGGCCGGGAGTTCAACGCCAAGGCGGCGGAAGGCCGCGCCCAGGCGGCGCTCGGCTGGAAGCCTGAGCTCGTCATCGCCGATGGCAAGCTCAGCTACCGGCTGGCCGATGCTCAGGGCAAGGCCGTGCCGGCGGCGCAGGCCACGGTGAGCTTCCGGCGGCCCGCCTATGCCTCCGAGGATCATGAGGTGACGCTGACCCGGCAGCTCGACGGTTCGCTGGCCGCGCCCGTCGAGCTGCGCGACGGCCTCTGGATCGTCGAGATCCGGACCGAGGCCGGGCTCGAGCGTCCCTATCGCGATGTCCGGCGACTGCAGCTGCGCGGCGGGGCGGTCCAATGAGCTGCTGCGCCCCCGGCCTCGGCCAGCACGTCGAGAGCGGCATCCTGTCGTCGGACGAGCTGCGCCATGCCGCGCGCAGCCTGGGCGATGGAACGGCGCAGGTCGAGCTGTCGGTGCCGGGCGTGCATTGCGGCGCCTGCATCCACACCGTGGAGCGGGGCCTGTCGCGGCTTGACGGCGTGGTCAGCGCCCGCGTCAACCTGTCGACCAGGCGCGTCAGCGTGCGCTTCCGCGAGGATAAGATGCCGCCGCTGGCGGAGACCCTGTCCGGGCTCGGTTATCCGCCCCATCTCTTCGACGAGACGAGCATCAGTGGCCGGGAGCGGACGCTGACGGAGCTTTTGCGCGCCGTGGCGATCTCCGGCTTCGCCGCCGGCAACGTCATGCTGCTCTCGGTCTCGGTCTGGTCCGGCGCCGACGGGGCGACGCGGGATCTGTTCCATTGGGTCTCGGCGCTGATCGCGCTGCCGACGCTCGCCTTCGCGGGCAGGGTCTTCTACCGCTCGGCCTGGAACGCGCTCAGCCATGGCCGCATGAACATGGACGTGCCGATCGCCATCGGCGTGACGCTCGCCTATGCGATGAGCCTCTACGAGACCTTCAACCACGCCGAGCACGCCTATTTCGACGCGGCGGTCACGCTGCTGTTCTTCCTGCTCATCGGCCGCACGCTCGACCATGTGATGCGCGACAGGGCCCGCTCCGCCGTGATGGGGCTGGCGCGGCTGGCCCCGCGCGGGGCGATCGTGATCGCGCCGGACGGCAGCCGGGAATACCGGCCGGCCGGCGAGATCGAGCCCGGCACCCGGCTAGCGATCGCGGCCGGCGAGCGCATCTGCGTCGATGCGCGGGTCACCGCCGGCGCCTCCGAGCTCGACTGCTCGCTGGTCAACGGCGAAAGCTGGCCCCGGCGGGTCGAGCCCGGCGCGCACGTCCAGGCGGGAACGCTCAACCTCACCGGGCCGCTGACGCTGGAAGCGACGGCACGCGCCGAGGATTCCTTCCTGGCCGAGATGGTGCGCATGATGGAGGCGGCCGAAGGCGGGCGCACGCGCTACCGGCGCATCGCCGACCGGGTCTCCTCGCTCTACGCGCCGGTCGTGCATCTGACGGCGTTCCTGACCTTCCTCGGCTGGGTCGCCATCGACGGCGACTGGCACAAGGCGATCACCATCGCGGTCGCCGTGCTGATCATCACCTGCCCCTGCGCGCTGGGGCTGGCGGTGCCGATCGTGCAGGTGGTCGCGGCGCGGCGCCTGTTCGAGCGCGGCGTGATGGTGCGCGACGGCTCGGCGATGGAACGCCTGGTGGAAGCCGACACGGTGGTGTTCGACAAGACCGGGACGCTGACGGCGGGACGTCCCTGGCTGTCCAACCTGGCCGAGATCGAGCCTGCCATGCTCGCGATCGCCGCGGGGCTTGGCGCCCACTCGCGCCACCCGCTGTCGCAGGCGATCATGCAGGCCGCCGCCGGGCAGGCCGGCGCCGACGATTTCGAGGAGATCTCCGAAATCCCCGGTTTCGGCGTGGAGGGCCGGGCTCACGGATCGGTCTGGCGGCTCGGCCGGGCCGGCTGGGCGCTGGGCCGGGGCGAGGAGATCGTCGCGACGGACCGGTCCGGTACGATTCTCGCCCGCGACGGCCGCGCATGCGCCGCGTTCCGGTTCGAGGATGTGCCGAGGACGGATGCGGCGCAAGCGATCCGGGCGCTGCGACAGGCGGGCAAAGCGGTCGAGATGCTGTCGGGCGATACGCAAGCCGCCTGCCGGCAGGTGGCGGAGAACCTCGGCATTTCGCGTTATGCCGCGGCCCTGCTGCCCTCCGAAAAGGTGGCGCGCATCGCCGAGATGGCGGCGGACGGCCACAGGACGCTGATGGTCGGCGACGGGCTGAACGACGCACCGGCGCTGGCGGCCGCCCACGTCTCGATGGCGCCTGCGACGGCGGCCGATATCGGCCGCAACGCCGCCGATTTCGTCTTCCTGCACGACAGCCTCGAGGCCGTGCCGTTCGCCATCGTGATCTCCGAGCGCGCCGGACAGTTGATCCGCCAGAATATCGGGCTGGCGATCGTCTACAATATCATCGCGGTTCCCATCGCGATCCTGGGCCATGTCACGCCGCTGATCGCGGCCGTCGCCATGTCGGGGTCGTCGCTCCTGGTCATCGGCAATGCGCTGCGGCTGATCGGGATGCGGGAGCGGCCCGTCCGCGCGGCACGGGGCGCGGCGGCCATCGATCGTCCCGTGCAAGTGGAGCGGGCGTGACTGTCCTCGTCTATCTCATTCCGGTCGCCCTGCTGCTCGGCGGCGTCGGCCTCGTCGCCTTTCTCTGGGCCTTGAAGAGCGGCCAGTACGAGGATCTCGACGGCGCGGGCGAACGCATCCTCATCGACAGCGAAGCAGACGACGAGGCTGCGCCACGGTAGAGCGGGCGATCGTGCCGCACTTGAACGCCGGGAGCGATTGCGGTCTTATCCGACGCCGCGCCCCGATGGCTCGGGACGTCGCCAACGCCGCCGAGCCCGTCTGAAGGAAAGGCTGTCACGTGGGAATGGACCGCAGCGTGCTGCGCAGCGTTCCGCTGTTCGCGGCGATGAGCGATGCCCAGCTCGACCGCATGACGGCACAGGCCAGCGCGCGCCG
Coding sequences:
- a CDS encoding FixH family protein; this encodes MSVARGKRELTGWHVLAIMVSFFSVVIAVNLTMAFFARSSWTGLIVDNVHVAGREFNAKAAEGRAQAALGWKPELVIADGKLSYRLADAQGKAVPAAQATVSFRRPAYASEDHEVTLTRQLDGSLAAPVELRDGLWIVEIRTEAGLERPYRDVRRLQLRGGAVQ
- a CDS encoding cation-translocating P-type ATPase, coding for MSCCAPGLGQHVESGILSSDELRHAARSLGDGTAQVELSVPGVHCGACIHTVERGLSRLDGVVSARVNLSTRRVSVRFREDKMPPLAETLSGLGYPPHLFDETSISGRERTLTELLRAVAISGFAAGNVMLLSVSVWSGADGATRDLFHWVSALIALPTLAFAGRVFYRSAWNALSHGRMNMDVPIAIGVTLAYAMSLYETFNHAEHAYFDAAVTLLFFLLIGRTLDHVMRDRARSAVMGLARLAPRGAIVIAPDGSREYRPAGEIEPGTRLAIAAGERICVDARVTAGASELDCSLVNGESWPRRVEPGAHVQAGTLNLTGPLTLEATARAEDSFLAEMVRMMEAAEGGRTRYRRIADRVSSLYAPVVHLTAFLTFLGWVAIDGDWHKAITIAVAVLIITCPCALGLAVPIVQVVAARRLFERGVMVRDGSAMERLVEADTVVFDKTGTLTAGRPWLSNLAEIEPAMLAIAAGLGAHSRHPLSQAIMQAAAGQAGADDFEEISEIPGFGVEGRAHGSVWRLGRAGWALGRGEEIVATDRSGTILARDGRACAAFRFEDVPRTDAAQAIRALRQAGKAVEMLSGDTQAACRQVAENLGISRYAAALLPSEKVARIAEMAADGHRTLMVGDGLNDAPALAAAHVSMAPATAADIGRNAADFVFLHDSLEAVPFAIVISERAGQLIRQNIGLAIVYNIIAVPIAILGHVTPLIAAVAMSGSSLLVIGNALRLIGMRERPVRAARGAAAIDRPVQVERA
- the ccoS gene encoding cbb3-type cytochrome oxidase assembly protein CcoS, giving the protein MTVLVYLIPVALLLGGVGLVAFLWALKSGQYEDLDGAGERILIDSEADDEAAPR